The following proteins are co-located in the Gloeocapsa sp. PCC 7428 genome:
- a CDS encoding thermonuclease family protein, which produces MADTDRYGRAVAKVYRNNLSINLALVQEGQAVVYREYLDACPELRERLLNAEASAKSRRIGFWNQTNPILPAEFRRGTNTATPPASETTGARSRPTQSDRNYNCSDFTTQAEAQRILDSTPGDPYGLDRDKDGVACESLP; this is translated from the coding sequence ATAGCAGACACAGATCGCTATGGTCGCGCTGTTGCTAAGGTTTATAGAAATAATCTATCAATCAACCTGGCTTTGGTGCAAGAAGGACAAGCAGTTGTTTATCGCGAGTACCTCGATGCCTGTCCAGAGCTAAGAGAAAGGCTCCTTAATGCTGAGGCAAGTGCTAAAAGTCGCAGAATTGGGTTTTGGAATCAAACTAATCCCATACTGCCAGCAGAGTTTAGACGCGGTACAAACACAGCTACTCCACCTGCATCAGAGACAACTGGAGCGCGATCGCGCCCTACTCAAAGCGATCGCAATTACAATTGCAGCGATTTTACAACGCAAGCTGAGGCGCAAAGAATACTCGATTCTACACCTGGAGATCCTTACGGACTTGACCGAGACAAAGATGGAGTTGCTTGCGAATCTTTGCCATAA
- a CDS encoding helix-turn-helix transcriptional regulator, which translates to MKIATCSRVVAKSSVAQTLIRWRLNEVMARHDIRAKQLAEEMEVSPTTVSNLRKRNMPRLTEETLDKLCKALNSLSREGIPITPGDLIEYIPEPEKPSSKQNYE; encoded by the coding sequence ATGAAGATTGCAACTTGTAGTAGAGTCGTAGCGAAGAGTTCGGTGGCTCAAACGTTGATTAGATGGCGCTTAAACGAGGTAATGGCTAGGCATGATATTCGAGCCAAACAGCTGGCGGAGGAAATGGAGGTTAGTCCTACTACAGTTTCTAATCTCCGTAAAAGAAATATGCCTCGACTAACTGAAGAAACATTGGATAAACTTTGTAAAGCTCTAAACAGTTTGAGTCGTGAAGGAATTCCTATTACACCAGGCGACCTTATAGAATACATACCTGAACCAGAGAAGCCTAGTTCAAAACAAAATTACGAATAG
- a CDS encoding SOS response-associated peptidase: MCGRYTLSQSAEAIATAFGLDASPAMEPRYNIAPTQSVPVVVYSSEKQRQLQLMRWGLIPSWAKDPNIGSRLINARSETVSEKPSFRAAFRHRRCLVIADGFYEWQRQERKKQPYYFQLQDKQPFGFAGLWEHWQSSDGEEINTCTILTTEANELMRPIHDRMPVILNPQDYALWLNPAAQPTELQDLLHPYSSQAMNSYPVSTLVNKPTNNSPACINSL, translated from the coding sequence ATGTGTGGAAGATATACCTTGAGTCAATCTGCCGAAGCGATCGCCACAGCGTTTGGGCTAGATGCATCACCAGCGATGGAACCCAGATATAACATTGCACCTACCCAATCAGTACCTGTAGTAGTGTATTCTTCTGAAAAGCAACGCCAGTTGCAGCTGATGCGTTGGGGCTTGATTCCCTCATGGGCAAAAGATCCTAACATCGGATCGCGCCTAATTAATGCCCGTTCAGAAACCGTCAGCGAGAAACCCTCATTTCGCGCTGCGTTTCGTCACCGACGTTGTTTAGTCATTGCTGATGGATTTTATGAATGGCAACGTCAAGAACGTAAAAAACAGCCGTACTACTTTCAGCTTCAGGATAAACAACCGTTTGGTTTCGCTGGTTTGTGGGAACATTGGCAATCTTCAGATGGAGAAGAAATCAATACTTGCACTATTCTGACAACAGAAGCTAACGAACTTATGCGTCCGATTCACGATCGGATGCCAGTCATTTTAAACCCTCAAGACTACGCTCTTTGGTTAAATCCCGCTGCACAGCCAACTGAATTACAGGATTTGTTACACCCATACTCATCACAAGCAATGAACTCTTATCCAGTGAGTACCTTAGTCAACAAACCGACAAACAATAGTCCAGCGTGCATTAATAGTTTATAG
- a CDS encoding cellulase family glycosylhydrolase: MKGKRHLASARRNHSFLNILLGMLVIGGIGVTEITRKAIAAPPPSIRVVGNKFQDSQGKTVVLRGVSLTDAEHISKNFGYKFIIDLLTDPSKNWHTKIVRVPIHPHTWLENEAFSQTKADRHFNQYLKPLVDYATSKGLYVIIDWHYVQDPRSKQSQTLAFWKYMAPKFSSYSNVLYEIFNENSSNASSGMTWSTWKNLAQPWINTIRSASAPNIILICGPQYCQHMREAAEAPFYDPMFPNSPNLAYVAHIYPSFYGRQGSSQRQKYEYEIGYLAQRYPVVVTEWGWDEDMSGTEVYGNQNSYGNELKKFIDDYGLSWTSWVASNNPWYPQLFDRNWNPRNGPRYHGSFTRDWLSEKRNSNPSQAKPSTLSFPLRIAAGSNTEFIASDGSKWVPDQGFLNGLTVERGDVPIANTSNARIYQTERYGLTGYTFAIPNGNYLVKLHFAETYNGISAKGQRVFDVAVEEAKLANVDVYSEANGRNIALVKTINVTVKDGQLDIKFTPRVQLPMINALEVIPTK, encoded by the coding sequence ATGAAAGGTAAAAGACATTTGGCTTCTGCGAGAAGAAATCACTCTTTCCTAAATATTTTATTAGGAATGCTAGTAATTGGGGGAATAGGTGTAACCGAGATTACTCGTAAGGCTATTGCTGCTCCACCACCAAGTATTAGAGTAGTGGGTAATAAATTCCAAGATTCTCAAGGTAAGACTGTTGTATTGCGTGGAGTTAGTCTTACAGATGCAGAACATATTAGTAAGAATTTTGGCTATAAATTTATTATCGATTTACTCACCGATCCGAGTAAAAATTGGCATACCAAAATTGTTCGTGTTCCGATTCATCCTCATACTTGGTTAGAAAACGAAGCTTTTTCTCAAACGAAGGCAGATCGCCACTTCAATCAGTACTTAAAGCCTTTGGTAGACTATGCAACCTCAAAAGGACTGTACGTCATCATCGATTGGCATTACGTACAAGATCCACGTAGCAAGCAAAGTCAAACACTTGCCTTCTGGAAGTACATGGCACCTAAGTTTAGCTCCTATAGCAATGTTCTCTATGAGATATTCAATGAAAACTCTAGCAATGCTAGTAGTGGGATGACTTGGAGTACTTGGAAAAATCTGGCGCAACCGTGGATTAATACAATTCGATCTGCTAGCGCACCAAATATTATTTTAATCTGCGGTCCTCAATACTGCCAACATATGCGTGAGGCTGCTGAGGCACCGTTTTACGATCCTATGTTTCCTAATTCACCAAATTTAGCTTATGTTGCACACATTTACCCTAGCTTTTATGGGCGTCAAGGAAGTTCACAACGACAAAAATATGAGTACGAAATCGGTTACTTAGCGCAGCGTTACCCAGTTGTCGTAACTGAGTGGGGGTGGGATGAAGATATGTCAGGTACGGAAGTTTATGGAAATCAAAATAGTTATGGAAATGAATTAAAGAAATTTATTGATGATTATGGTTTAAGTTGGACGAGTTGGGTAGCAAGCAATAATCCTTGGTATCCACAGTTATTTGATCGTAACTGGAATCCGCGCAATGGTCCTCGATATCATGGAAGCTTTACACGCGATTGGTTATCCGAAAAGCGTAACAGCAACCCATCACAAGCCAAACCATCAACATTAAGCTTCCCACTCCGAATTGCAGCAGGAAGCAATACAGAGTTTATTGCATCTGATGGTAGTAAATGGGTTCCAGATCAAGGTTTTTTAAATGGTTTAACTGTGGAGCGTGGTGACGTTCCTATTGCTAATACATCCAATGCTAGAATTTACCAAACTGAACGGTATGGTCTGACAGGTTATACATTTGCAATTCCTAACGGTAACTACCTTGTTAAACTACATTTTGCAGAAACTTATAATGGTATTTCAGCAAAAGGTCAACGCGTATTTGATGTGGCAGTAGAAGAGGCAAAACTGGCAAATGTTGATGTATACTCAGAAGCCAATGGGAGAAATATTGCGCTGGTCAAAACCATTAATGTTACTGTAAAAGACGGTCAATTAGATATCAAATTTACGCCCCGCGTTCAGCTACCCATGATTAATGCTTTAGAAGTCATACCGACAAAATGA
- a CDS encoding DUF1823 family protein — translation MNTPQLLPLNIDTIWAIINDTIDDATVNRLVWHYLGYRYDDATDTWDNTKVVDEWRNEYPQPPNFIESRPATVKLTRSIPPENKQLLKEIGFSGYKIGEFGPRQTRRATVANWLLSYMQQTNENT, via the coding sequence ATGAATACTCCTCAATTGTTACCACTAAATATAGACACAATTTGGGCAATTATCAACGATACAATTGACGATGCGACCGTTAATCGATTGGTATGGCACTATTTAGGTTATCGTTACGATGATGCGACAGATACATGGGATAACACAAAAGTTGTAGACGAGTGGCGCAATGAGTATCCACAACCACCAAACTTCATCGAGAGTCGTCCCGCGACAGTTAAGCTAACTCGTTCAATTCCTCCAGAAAATAAACAGCTTTTAAAAGAAATCGGTTTTTCTGGTTATAAAATTGGCGAATTTGGACCTCGACAAACTCGCCGCGCAACAGTTGCGAACTGGTTATTAAGTTATATGCAACAAACCAACGAAAACACCTAA
- a CDS encoding acylphosphatase, which translates to MLDSSLPLAQIQVHVLVSGRVQGVGYRMATYDVAQALGLNGWVRNLADGRVEAVFEGSKDVVEEMVRWCRQGSRAAVVEDVAVEYKESEGFSDFSIRR; encoded by the coding sequence ATGTTAGATTCATCACTACCCCTAGCGCAAATCCAAGTTCATGTTTTAGTTTCTGGTAGAGTGCAAGGAGTTGGCTATCGCATGGCAACTTACGATGTCGCTCAAGCGTTAGGGCTAAATGGCTGGGTACGCAATCTCGCGGATGGTCGCGTCGAAGCTGTTTTTGAAGGAAGTAAAGATGTAGTAGAAGAGATGGTGCGATGGTGTCGCCAAGGAAGTCGGGCTGCTGTCGTCGAAGATGTCGCTGTTGAGTACAAAGAATCAGAGGGGTTTTCTGACTTTAGTATCCGTCGTTAA
- a CDS encoding 3-deoxy-7-phosphoheptulonate synthase: MHNKLFNTHIQDSHILMTPKEVKAKLPLTHSAEKTVLRARKEIEAILEGYDNRKFIVVGPCSIHDVKAAKEYAEKLKKLADQVKDKLLLIMRVYFEKPRTNVGWKGLINDPDMNDSFHIEKGLLIARKLLIHLAELGLPAATEALDPIVPQYISELIAWSAIGARTTESQTHREMASGLSMPVGFKNGTDGGIEVALNALKSAEVPHHFLGINHNGQVSVFKTKGNTHGHIILRGGGGKPNYDPESIKAAEEKLKAANLPAKIVIDCSHGNSNKDYKLQATVFNNVVQQIVEGNTAIVGMMLESNLYEGGQSIPSNLADLKYGVSVTDKCISWEETEGIISDAYEKLK; this comes from the coding sequence ATGCACAACAAACTATTCAACACGCATATTCAAGATTCACACATCTTAATGACTCCGAAGGAAGTAAAAGCAAAACTCCCACTTACACATTCGGCAGAGAAGACGGTTTTGCGCGCCAGGAAAGAAATAGAGGCGATTTTAGAAGGTTACGACAATCGCAAATTCATCGTGGTGGGACCTTGCTCGATCCATGATGTTAAAGCAGCTAAAGAGTATGCTGAAAAGCTCAAAAAACTTGCCGATCAAGTCAAAGATAAACTCCTACTCATCATGCGAGTCTACTTTGAAAAGCCCCGCACAAACGTTGGCTGGAAAGGTTTAATCAACGATCCAGACATGAATGATTCGTTTCACATCGAAAAGGGCTTGTTAATAGCACGAAAACTACTCATTCATTTAGCTGAACTAGGTTTACCCGCAGCAACCGAAGCCTTAGACCCGATTGTACCGCAGTATATTAGTGAATTAATTGCTTGGTCTGCGATCGGCGCGCGCACAACCGAATCACAAACGCATCGAGAAATGGCAAGCGGCTTGTCTATGCCTGTTGGTTTCAAAAATGGCACTGATGGCGGTATCGAAGTTGCCTTAAATGCCTTAAAGTCGGCGGAAGTTCCGCACCATTTTCTAGGTATTAACCACAACGGGCAAGTTAGTGTATTTAAAACCAAAGGAAACACTCACGGGCATATTATTCTTAGAGGTGGCGGTGGTAAGCCGAATTACGACCCTGAGAGTATTAAAGCCGCTGAAGAAAAACTAAAAGCAGCAAATTTACCAGCGAAAATCGTGATTGATTGCAGTCATGGAAACTCAAATAAAGATTATAAGTTACAGGCTACAGTGTTTAACAACGTCGTTCAGCAAATTGTTGAGGGTAATACTGCGATTGTTGGCATGATGCTAGAATCGAATTTGTATGAAGGCGGACAATCGATTCCAAGCAATTTAGCAGATTTGAAATATGGTGTTTCAGTAACAGATAAGTGTATTAGCTGGGAAGAAACGGAAGGAATTATTAGCGATGCTTACGAAAAACTCAAGTAG
- a CDS encoding DUF4278 domain-containing protein produces MIYQLTALTTQSKVKIMTLSYRGLKYETSAVRVNSNTSITAKYRGITYRKQRRTTLEIQICELRYRGLTYKSVLFK; encoded by the coding sequence ATGATTTACCAACTCACTGCTTTAACGACTCAATCAAAGGTGAAAATTATGACTTTATCCTATCGTGGTTTGAAGTACGAAACTTCTGCTGTCCGTGTAAATAGCAATACTAGTATAACCGCCAAATATCGAGGTATTACCTATCGCAAACAGCGGCGTACTACTCTTGAAATACAAATATGCGAACTCAGATATCGTGGTTTAACCTATAAAAGCGTGCTTTTCAAGTGA
- the ggt gene encoding gamma-glutamyltransferase codes for MTKITHGTIAAGHHKTAEAGIEMFRSGGNAFDAATAAMLASFVTESALTSAGGSGFLLAHTNQNENILFDFFSQTPRQKRHIRELDFYPIEVVYGDAAQEFHIGLGAMAVPGNLAGIFHIQKKLGRLPFKAIAEPAIHYAKTGVEVGSFQHYCLNILKQIMVSSPAGKQIYAPNGEILQLGEKIFIHDFAETLSYLTVTGCQEFYQGEIARQLVNDCQEYGGYLTLDDLKNYQVIERTPLNVNYRGNTFLTNPPPSSGGLLIAFALELLSNIDLETVGFGTSRHLQILAEVMRLTNEARKDGYNTNIYEQDVAEKFLSEHITQYEKQLTERAHKWGSTTHISVVDAEGNAASVTTTHGEGSSYIIPGTGIMMNNILGEEDLNPQGFHQWQENVRISSMMAPTIVLKDNQPELVLGSGGANRIRTAILQVISNIIDFKMPVEQAVSSPRVHWENNVFNIEPGFNDSVIKAIDNDDAQLILWNTKNMFFGGVHTVMETSEGVISGAGDERRNGAIAQI; via the coding sequence ATGACTAAAATAACGCACGGCACGATCGCCGCTGGACATCATAAAACTGCCGAAGCTGGTATTGAAATGTTTCGTAGTGGTGGTAATGCCTTTGATGCTGCAACCGCAGCTATGTTAGCATCTTTCGTTACTGAATCGGCACTGACTTCCGCAGGTGGCAGTGGCTTTCTGCTAGCGCATACAAATCAGAACGAAAATATTTTATTTGATTTTTTCTCGCAAACACCGCGACAAAAAAGACATATTCGCGAACTCGACTTTTATCCGATTGAAGTTGTTTATGGCGATGCTGCGCAAGAATTCCATATTGGGCTGGGTGCAATGGCTGTACCTGGTAATCTCGCCGGAATTTTTCACATTCAAAAAAAACTAGGGAGATTGCCTTTTAAAGCGATCGCCGAACCTGCAATTCACTATGCAAAAACAGGTGTAGAAGTCGGTAGCTTTCAACACTACTGCTTAAATATTCTTAAACAAATTATGGTTTCCTCTCCCGCAGGGAAACAAATATATGCACCAAATGGAGAAATCCTTCAGCTTGGCGAAAAAATATTTATACATGATTTTGCAGAAACTTTATCGTATCTAACAGTAACAGGATGCCAAGAATTTTATCAAGGGGAAATTGCACGTCAATTAGTGAATGATTGTCAAGAATATGGTGGATATTTAACATTAGACGATCTCAAAAATTATCAGGTTATCGAAAGAACGCCTTTAAACGTTAATTATCGCGGTAATACTTTTTTAACCAATCCGCCTCCTAGTTCCGGTGGACTCTTAATAGCATTTGCTTTAGAACTTCTATCAAATATTGATTTAGAAACTGTCGGCTTTGGTACGTCGCGTCATCTGCAAATTTTAGCCGAAGTCATGCGACTGACAAATGAAGCAAGAAAAGATGGATATAATACAAATATTTACGAGCAAGATGTTGCTGAAAAGTTCTTATCAGAACATATTACCCAATACGAAAAACAATTAACTGAGCGTGCGCACAAGTGGGGAAGCACGACGCATATTAGTGTCGTTGATGCCGAAGGTAATGCAGCTAGTGTAACGACGACACATGGCGAAGGTTCTTCTTATATTATTCCTGGCACAGGAATCATGATGAATAATATCCTCGGAGAAGAAGATTTAAACCCACAAGGATTTCATCAATGGCAGGAAAATGTGCGAATTTCTTCGATGATGGCACCAACAATCGTACTTAAAGATAATCAACCTGAACTTGTCCTTGGTTCAGGAGGCGCAAATCGAATTAGAACAGCAATTTTACAAGTAATTTCTAATATTATTGATTTTAAAATGCCCGTAGAACAAGCAGTCAGTAGTCCTCGCGTTCATTGGGAAAATAATGTTTTTAATATAGAACCAGGATTTAATGATTCAGTTATTAAAGCAATCGACAATGATGACGCTCAATTGATTTTATGGAATACCAAAAATATGTTCTTTGGTGGCGTGCATACTGTAATGGAAACATCTGAAGGTGTCATTTCAGGTGCTGGTGATGAACGCAGAAATGGCGCGATCGCCCAAATTTAA
- a CDS encoding zinc-dependent alcohol dehydrogenase family protein produces the protein MRAMILETPGKPLRVANLPIPTPNPQQVLIRVRACGICRTDLHIVDGELTQAKLPLVPGHQIVGIIEAVGEEVVPQFKVGDRVGVPWLGYTCDHCRYCLSGKENLCDYAQFTGYQIDGGYAEYTVADARFCFPIPADYPDLQAAPLLCAGLIGYRAYRMTGDAHKLGFYGFGAAAHILIQLARHQGREVYAFTREGDIAGQEFARQLGAVWAGGSAELPPEPLDAAIIFAPIGALVPAALRAVAKGGVVVCAGIHMSDIPSFPYHILWEERVVRSVANLTRLDGEEFLTLAPQVPIHTEVNVFPLNEANDALDALRSGKINGAAVLVVAHD, from the coding sequence ATGCGGGCAATGATTCTAGAGACACCAGGAAAACCCCTGCGTGTTGCTAACTTACCAATTCCTACACCCAATCCGCAGCAAGTCTTAATTCGCGTTCGCGCCTGCGGGATTTGTCGCACAGATCTACACATTGTTGACGGAGAACTCACACAAGCGAAACTACCCTTAGTTCCTGGACATCAAATAGTAGGAATTATTGAAGCAGTCGGAGAAGAAGTAGTACCGCAATTTAAAGTAGGAGATCGCGTTGGTGTTCCTTGGTTAGGGTATACGTGCGATCATTGCCGCTATTGTTTGAGTGGGAAAGAAAATCTTTGTGATTATGCGCAGTTCACTGGCTATCAAATCGATGGTGGTTATGCTGAATACACCGTTGCTGACGCTAGGTTTTGTTTTCCGATTCCTGCGGACTACCCAGATTTACAAGCAGCGCCTTTATTGTGTGCAGGATTGATTGGTTATCGCGCTTATCGCATGACAGGTGATGCTCACAAGTTAGGTTTTTACGGCTTTGGTGCTGCTGCACATATTCTGATTCAACTCGCACGCCATCAAGGACGAGAAGTTTATGCTTTTACTCGCGAGGGAGATATTGCAGGACAAGAATTTGCGCGTCAGCTTGGTGCGGTGTGGGCTGGTGGTTCAGCAGAATTACCACCTGAACCTTTAGATGCGGCAATTATCTTTGCGCCAATTGGTGCTTTAGTCCCTGCTGCACTGCGTGCGGTTGCGAAAGGGGGTGTCGTTGTTTGTGCTGGAATTCATATGAGTGATATTCCTTCGTTTCCTTATCACATTTTGTGGGAAGAACGAGTTGTGCGATCGGTTGCTAATCTCACGCGTCTTGATGGCGAAGAGTTCTTAACTCTAGCACCGCAAGTTCCCATCCATACTGAAGTTAATGTTTTTCCTTTAAATGAGGCAAACGATGCACTCGATGCGCTACGTAGTGGCAAAATTAATGGCGCAGCTGTCTTAGTTGTCGCCCATGACTAA
- a CDS encoding pyridoxal phosphate-dependent aminotransferase yields MKLAARVGEVTPSLTLAIAAKAKAMKLDGIDVCSFSAGEPDFDTPAHIKAAAQKALDEGKTKYGPAAGEPKLRQAIARKLQNENHLDYNAENVIVTNGGKHSLFNLMLALIEPGDEVIIPAPYWLSYPEMVKLAGGKPVIVQTDAATEYKITPAQLRSAITANTKLFIFNSPCNPTGVVYTPTEIQALAEVIVEQDILVVSDEIYEKIIYDDAKHVSIGSLGKDIFARTIVSSGFAKAYSMTGWRLGYLAGAVELIKAVSTIQGHSTSNVCTFAQYGAIAAFEDSQDCVEQMRLAFAERRQVMLERIRDIPGVSCAPPNGAFYLFVNISKTGLSSLEFCDSLLETQQVAAVPGIAFGADDHIRLSYATDMASIEKGMDRLHKFVQNQLS; encoded by the coding sequence ATGAAGTTGGCAGCACGAGTAGGTGAGGTAACTCCGTCTTTAACACTGGCGATCGCCGCCAAAGCCAAAGCAATGAAGCTAGACGGAATCGATGTTTGTAGTTTTAGCGCAGGAGAACCGGATTTTGATACTCCCGCACACATCAAAGCCGCTGCTCAAAAAGCCTTAGATGAAGGTAAAACAAAGTATGGTCCCGCTGCTGGAGAACCAAAATTACGCCAAGCGATCGCCCGCAAGCTACAAAATGAGAATCACCTCGACTACAACGCCGAAAATGTCATTGTGACCAATGGCGGTAAACACAGTTTATTTAACTTAATGCTGGCATTGATTGAGCCAGGTGATGAAGTAATTATACCTGCGCCTTACTGGCTCAGTTATCCTGAAATGGTCAAGCTAGCTGGGGGAAAGCCCGTCATTGTCCAGACGGATGCGGCTACGGAATACAAGATTACACCAGCGCAATTACGTTCAGCGATTACCGCGAATACGAAGCTATTTATCTTCAATTCGCCGTGTAATCCTACGGGAGTTGTTTATACACCAACCGAAATTCAAGCGCTTGCAGAAGTTATCGTCGAACAAGATATTTTAGTTGTCTCGGACGAAATTTACGAAAAGATTATTTACGACGATGCCAAGCACGTTAGTATTGGCTCACTCGGTAAGGACATTTTTGCACGAACGATCGTCAGTAGTGGCTTTGCTAAAGCATACTCGATGACTGGCTGGCGACTGGGTTATTTAGCAGGTGCAGTTGAGTTAATTAAAGCAGTTAGTACGATTCAAGGTCACAGTACGTCTAATGTGTGTACGTTTGCGCAGTATGGTGCGATCGCGGCGTTTGAAGATTCACAAGATTGTGTTGAACAAATGCGCTTAGCCTTTGCCGAACGACGACAAGTGATGCTAGAGCGAATTCGTGATATACCTGGAGTTAGCTGTGCGCCGCCAAATGGTGCATTCTATTTATTCGTCAATATCAGTAAAACTGGCTTAAGTTCGTTAGAATTCTGCGACAGCCTCCTAGAAACTCAACAAGTTGCAGCAGTTCCTGGTATCGCTTTCGGTGCGGACGATCATATTCGTCTCTCGTATGCTACTGATATGGCATCAATAGAAAAAGGTATGGATAGATTACATAAGTTTGTCCAAAATCAATTGTCCTAA
- a CDS encoding GDSL-type esterase/lipase family protein, which translates to MAFIQGTSKNDTLTGTLLADTIYGLAGNDKIYGYAGNDLLRGGSGQDTLFGGSGNDTLYGGSGDDRLVGGSGIDTASYNQATQGIIANLKQGIVVTLKFASSGQPKIMPLGDSITKGEHRVDPTPGTYRIQLWNNVSADGLKIDFVGSQFNGSQSLDDKNHEGHGGWTIDEITNLVDRGILKTYKPDIVLLMIGTNDALGGSSLREMYNDLSYLIDRITLQSANTQILVSSIAPIDASVRGETAANLAKDFNTLLPGLVDRKVAQGKNVSFVNAGGNLKLNDLTSDGIHPRRQGYDKLGNAWYDALVDRDTLTGIENVTGSRFADKLIGNGAANVLQGNAGNDTLIGGFGNDTLIGGSGYDRFVFNSPAEGIDIIRDFNPDFDTIAVSQSGFGGGLSLGAITGKEYRVAASAQDTSDRFVYNRNNGNLFFDVDGTGNANAIQIAKLIGEPDLTRNNIIVI; encoded by the coding sequence ATGGCTTTTATTCAAGGAACTTCTAAGAACGATACCCTGACTGGCACTTTACTAGCAGATACAATCTACGGTCTTGCTGGTAATGACAAAATCTACGGTTATGCGGGTAACGATCTGCTTCGAGGGGGTAGTGGTCAAGATACTTTATTTGGAGGTAGTGGCAATGATACGCTCTATGGTGGTAGTGGTGATGACCGACTTGTTGGTGGTAGTGGGATAGATACAGCAAGTTATAACCAGGCGACTCAGGGAATCATTGCAAATCTTAAACAAGGAATTGTTGTCACGCTAAAATTTGCTTCCTCAGGTCAGCCCAAAATCATGCCGTTGGGTGACTCTATCACTAAGGGAGAACACCGCGTTGACCCTACTCCTGGAACTTACCGAATTCAACTGTGGAACAATGTATCGGCGGATGGTTTGAAAATCGACTTTGTAGGTTCGCAGTTTAATGGATCTCAAAGCCTTGATGACAAAAACCACGAAGGACACGGGGGTTGGACAATTGATGAAATCACCAATCTAGTCGATAGAGGAATTCTCAAAACCTACAAACCTGATATTGTGCTACTGATGATCGGCACAAATGATGCTTTGGGCGGTAGTAGTTTGAGAGAAATGTACAACGACTTAAGCTATCTAATTGACCGTATTACTCTGCAATCAGCCAATACTCAGATACTTGTATCCTCCATTGCGCCCATTGATGCTAGTGTTCGCGGTGAAACTGCTGCCAACCTTGCCAAAGATTTTAATACACTTCTCCCTGGCTTAGTAGACCGCAAAGTTGCACAAGGCAAGAATGTGAGCTTTGTCAACGCGGGAGGTAATCTTAAGCTGAATGACTTAACTTCGGATGGTATTCATCCACGTCGTCAAGGCTACGATAAATTAGGAAATGCTTGGTATGATGCACTCGTTGACCGCGATACTCTCACTGGAATAGAAAATGTGACGGGGTCGCGATTTGCTGATAAGTTAATCGGCAATGGTGCTGCTAATGTTCTGCAAGGGAATGCGGGTAATGATACACTTATCGGCGGTTTTGGCAATGATACATTGATTGGTGGTTCTGGGTACGATCGCTTTGTATTTAATTCGCCTGCTGAAGGTATTGATATTATTAGAGACTTTAATCCTGACTTCGACACGATCGCCGTTTCTCAATCAGGTTTTGGCGGTGGGTTGTCGCTGGGTGCGATTACAGGTAAAGAATATAGAGTAGCAGCATCTGCACAAGATACCAGCGATCGCTTCGTTTACAACCGCAATAACGGTAATTTGTTCTTTGACGTTGATGGAACTGGTAACGCAAACGCAATTCAAATTGCTAAACTTATTGGCGAACCAGATCTTACACGTAATAACATTATAGTCATCTAG
- a CDS encoding oxidoreductase C-terminal domain-containing protein, with translation MAGKAVKFAGVPVFWTMQFQFPLRYVGHATDWDEIIFDGSLQEREFIVFYVKDDRVLAAARSQRDTEMAAISELMRLNQMPTATELRNSKIDLVAQLKS, from the coding sequence ATGGCAGGAAAAGCGGTAAAATTCGCAGGTGTACCCGTTTTTTGGACAATGCAATTTCAGTTTCCTTTGCGCTATGTCGGACACGCTACTGACTGGGATGAAATTATTTTTGATGGTAGCTTGCAAGAGCGAGAATTTATTGTTTTTTATGTTAAAGACGATCGAGTTTTAGCTGCGGCTAGAAGTCAGCGCGATACCGAAATGGCAGCAATTTCTGAGTTAATGCGTTTAAATCAAATGCCTACTGCGACAGAATTGAGGAACAGTAAAATTGATTTAGTAGCGCAACTAAAGAGCTAA